The Pseudarthrobacter sp. NS4 genome includes a window with the following:
- a CDS encoding DUF4194 domain-containing protein: MNLTDTTEPNASRTPEELPGVVTRLFRGVVYAESDEKVWQALLVLESQTRDYVAVLGLDLILDESEGYAFLRSREDPEGNLPRLVQRRRLTFDVSLLLALLRKRMLEFDTNSSELRLIMTEQEITDMVAVFLPESSNQARILDRLAGNIKKVVELGFLRKLRGQADTYEVARILKAYVDAQWLEEFDARLADYRASLAGTPQPGTGADTSEGDLP; the protein is encoded by the coding sequence ATGAACTTAACCGACACCACGGAACCCAACGCAAGCCGGACGCCGGAGGAACTCCCCGGCGTCGTCACCCGGCTGTTCCGCGGCGTGGTGTACGCCGAGTCGGACGAGAAAGTCTGGCAGGCACTTTTGGTGCTGGAATCGCAAACCCGCGACTACGTGGCCGTGCTGGGCCTGGACCTGATCCTGGACGAGTCGGAAGGGTACGCGTTCCTGCGGTCGCGGGAAGACCCGGAGGGAAACCTCCCCCGGCTCGTCCAACGGCGGAGGCTGACCTTCGATGTCAGCCTTTTACTGGCCCTGCTGCGCAAGCGCATGCTCGAGTTCGATACCAACAGCAGCGAGCTCCGCCTGATCATGACGGAGCAGGAGATCACCGACATGGTGGCCGTCTTCCTCCCGGAGTCCAGCAACCAGGCACGAATCCTGGACAGGCTGGCTGGAAATATCAAGAAGGTGGTGGAACTGGGCTTCCTCCGCAAGCTGCGCGGCCAGGCGGACACCTACGAAGTGGCGCGGATCCTGAAGGCCTACGTGGATGCACAGTGGCTGGAGGAGTTCGACGCGCGGCTGGCAGACTACCGCGCGTCCCTCGCCGGAACACCTCAACCCGGTACCGGCGCCGACACGAGCGAAGGAGACCTCCCGTGA